A genome region from Dehalococcoidia bacterium includes the following:
- a CDS encoding NADH-quinone oxidoreductase subunit D, which translates to MAVDERELETLDINVNVGPQHPATHGVFRMVLTVSGEKVVDVVPHIGYMHRGAEKLSENMDYRQGIIYQDRTEYLAQFNAEQCYCMAIEKLGGFEVPERAEYIRVILTELNRITSHYMFVGAFATDIGVFGTAFTYAFRERENIQRLFEEITGDRMMYGYFRPGGVVWDVPENFKERVRWVCGQTRIGIDDIDRLLTRNEIFVARCRDIGRLSAEDAIDYGLSGPMLRAAGVPVDLRREEPYSIYDRFDFDIPIGTRGDSYDRYLVRMEEMRQSLRIVEQALEQMPDDGPIMPEKMPRRLRLPPGEVYMRTENPRGEYGIYLVSKGGEQPYRLKIRSSCFCNLTSLRQMVIGHYVADAVVILGSFDIVLGEVDR; encoded by the coding sequence ATGGCTGTCGACGAGCGCGAGCTCGAGACCCTCGACATAAACGTCAACGTGGGCCCGCAGCACCCGGCGACCCACGGCGTCTTCCGCATGGTCCTCACCGTCAGCGGCGAGAAGGTCGTCGATGTCGTGCCCCACATCGGCTACATGCACCGCGGCGCCGAGAAGCTCTCCGAGAATATGGACTACCGCCAGGGGATCATTTACCAGGACCGCACCGAGTACCTGGCGCAGTTCAACGCCGAGCAGTGCTACTGCATGGCAATCGAAAAGCTGGGCGGCTTCGAAGTGCCGGAGCGCGCCGAGTACATACGCGTCATCCTCACCGAGCTCAACCGCATCACCAGCCACTACATGTTCGTCGGCGCTTTCGCTACCGACATCGGCGTGTTCGGGACGGCGTTCACCTACGCTTTCCGCGAGCGCGAAAACATCCAGCGGCTCTTCGAAGAAATAACCGGCGACCGCATGATGTACGGCTACTTCCGGCCCGGCGGCGTCGTCTGGGACGTGCCCGAGAACTTCAAGGAGCGCGTGCGCTGGGTCTGCGGACAGACGCGCATCGGCATCGACGACATCGACCGGTTGCTCACCCGCAACGAGATCTTCGTCGCCCGCTGCCGCGACATCGGCAGGCTCTCCGCCGAGGACGCGATCGACTACGGGCTCTCCGGCCCCATGCTGCGCGCCGCCGGCGTCCCTGTCGACCTCCGCCGCGAGGAGCCCTACTCGATCTACGACCGCTTTGACTTCGACATTCCCATCGGCACCAGGGGCGATTCCTACGACCGCTACCTCGTCCGCATGGAGGAGATGCGGCAGTCGCTCCGCATCGTCGAGCAGGCGCTGGAGCAGATGCCGGACGACGGCCCCATCATGCCGGAGAAGATGCCGCGGCGGCTGCGGCTGCCTCCGGGCGAGGTCTACATGCGCACCGAGAACCCGCGCGGCGAGTACGGCATCTACCTCGTCTCCAAGGGCGGCGAGCAGCCCTACCGGCTGAAGATACGCTCCTCCTGCTTCTGCAACCTGACGTCGCTGCGACAAATGGTCATCGGCCACTACGTCGCCGACGCCGTCGTTATCCTCGGCTCCTTCGATATCGTGCTGGGAGAGGTGGACCGGTGA
- a CDS encoding 4Fe-4S dicluster domain-containing protein: MLGVLKGLGTTFRTMTRRPVTIQYPTIKREIPERERGYPLLLWDHEVGEPFCTGCHACERACPAQCISVVMKDNPLAAEGKSKRRKIVDKFLLDYGRCIRCRICVETCNFSAIAMNNTWDGHELSCYDRTCLVLDLEQLLAKSKAGEITPWVEP, translated from the coding sequence ATGCTGGGTGTGCTGAAGGGGCTTGGCACGACCTTCCGGACGATGACCCGCCGGCCGGTCACCATACAGTACCCAACGATCAAGCGCGAGATTCCCGAGCGCGAGCGCGGCTACCCCCTGCTGCTCTGGGACCACGAGGTAGGCGAGCCTTTCTGCACCGGCTGCCACGCCTGCGAGCGCGCCTGCCCGGCGCAGTGCATATCGGTGGTGATGAAGGACAACCCGCTGGCAGCCGAGGGGAAGAGCAAGCGCCGCAAGATCGTCGATAAGTTCCTGCTCGACTACGGGCGCTGCATCCGCTGCCGCATCTGCGTGGAGACCTGCAACTTCAGCGCCATCGCCATGAACAACACCTGGGACGGCCATGAGCTGTCCTGCTATGACCGCACGTGCCTCGTCCTCGACCTCGAGCAACTGTTGGCCAAGTCGAAGGCGGGGGAGATAACGCCCTGGGTGGAACCATGA
- a CDS encoding AAA family ATPase, whose translation MRQDRFTQQAQEVLAASQEMVRQQRHSQWDVEHIFLALLQHPDGLARQIFQRLGVDIERLRGRVADTLARAPRLAYDVVQIYTTPRIVRLLEAANAEADRLKDEYVGVEHLLVAIADERDGESARILREFEVDKERIYRALQELRGGARVDSPTAESRYGALEKYSVDLTQMAREGKLDPVIGREEEIKRVMQILNRRSKNNPVIIGETGVGKTAIVEGLAQRIVAGDVPENIKGRRVLALDMGSMVAGSKFRGEFEERLKAVIDEIKRGSGEIILFIDEVHQVVGAGAAEGAIDASTMMKPALARGELQAIGATTLDDYRQYIEKDPALERRFAPVYVDEPSVEQTIEMLRALKPRYEAHHKVQISDEAIVAAARLSDRYITERHQPDKAIDLIDEAASKHVIESQSMTPELRQMKRRLDELAMETEAAAQRQDYEAAARIKAEVERIRADYEAQKSQWEKEHQISSVVTEQDIAALVAATTGIPVSRLMEGEAEKLLHMEERLHERVIGQEQAIRVVSDAIRRARAGLKDPRRPIGSFIFLGPTGVGKTELAKTLAEYMFDDEDAMIRLDMSEYGERHTVSRLIGAPPGYIGYEEAGSLTEAVRRRPYRVVLFDEIEKAHPEVLNVLLQIMDDGRLTDGHGRTVDFRNTVVIMTSNLGTSTETRAGVGFVSGASATKSEREKLRERTERALREFFRPEFLNRIDEIIVFDPLTEKELLEIVELMVNDVRKRLADRNISLELTDAAKERLVKQGYDPVFGARPLRRLITRAVENELSKRILAGEFKEGDAVVMDVSGDEYVFSRKERITAAAS comes from the coding sequence ATGAGACAAGATAGGTTCACACAACAGGCCCAGGAGGTGCTCGCCGCCTCCCAGGAGATGGTGCGGCAACAACGACACTCCCAGTGGGACGTCGAGCACATATTCCTCGCGCTGCTCCAGCACCCCGACGGCCTGGCGCGGCAGATATTCCAGAGGCTGGGCGTCGATATCGAGCGCCTGCGCGGCCGCGTCGCCGATACCCTGGCGCGCGCCCCCCGGCTCGCCTACGACGTCGTCCAGATCTACACGACGCCCCGCATCGTACGCCTCCTCGAGGCCGCGAACGCGGAGGCCGACCGCCTCAAAGACGAGTACGTCGGCGTCGAGCACCTGCTGGTCGCCATCGCCGATGAACGCGACGGCGAGTCGGCCCGCATCCTGCGCGAGTTCGAGGTCGACAAGGAGCGCATCTACCGCGCCCTCCAGGAGCTGCGCGGCGGCGCCCGAGTCGACAGCCCGACGGCCGAGAGCCGCTATGGCGCCCTCGAAAAGTACAGCGTCGACCTCACGCAGATGGCCCGAGAAGGCAAGCTCGATCCCGTTATCGGACGCGAGGAAGAGATCAAGCGGGTCATGCAGATCCTCAACCGCCGCTCCAAGAACAACCCCGTCATCATCGGCGAGACCGGCGTCGGCAAGACGGCAATCGTCGAGGGCCTCGCCCAGCGCATCGTCGCCGGCGACGTGCCGGAGAACATCAAAGGCCGCCGCGTCCTCGCCCTCGACATGGGGAGCATGGTCGCCGGAAGCAAGTTCCGCGGCGAGTTCGAGGAGCGTTTGAAGGCCGTCATCGACGAGATCAAGCGCGGCAGCGGCGAGATTATCCTATTCATCGACGAGGTGCACCAGGTCGTGGGCGCCGGCGCCGCCGAGGGCGCAATCGACGCCAGCACAATGATGAAGCCCGCCCTCGCGCGCGGCGAACTCCAGGCCATCGGCGCCACCACCCTCGACGACTACCGCCAGTACATCGAGAAGGACCCCGCCCTCGAGCGCCGCTTCGCCCCCGTCTACGTCGACGAGCCCAGCGTCGAGCAGACTATCGAGATGCTGCGCGCCCTCAAGCCCCGCTACGAGGCCCATCACAAGGTCCAGATCAGCGACGAGGCGATTGTCGCCGCCGCGCGTCTTTCCGACCGCTACATCACCGAGCGCCACCAGCCCGACAAAGCGATCGACCTCATCGACGAGGCCGCCAGCAAGCACGTCATCGAGAGCCAGAGCATGACGCCGGAGCTGCGCCAGATGAAGCGCCGCCTCGACGAGCTTGCCATGGAAACGGAAGCCGCCGCCCAGCGCCAGGACTACGAGGCCGCCGCCCGCATCAAGGCGGAGGTCGAGCGCATCAGAGCCGACTACGAGGCGCAGAAGTCGCAGTGGGAGAAGGAACACCAGATCAGCAGCGTGGTCACCGAGCAGGACATCGCAGCCCTCGTAGCCGCAACCACCGGCATCCCCGTCTCCCGCCTCATGGAAGGCGAGGCGGAGAAGCTGCTGCACATGGAGGAGCGGCTGCACGAACGCGTCATCGGCCAAGAACAGGCGATCCGCGTCGTCTCCGACGCCATTCGCCGCGCCCGCGCCGGCCTCAAGGACCCTCGCCGGCCCATTGGCAGCTTCATATTCCTCGGGCCGACAGGCGTCGGTAAGACGGAGCTCGCGAAGACTCTCGCCGAGTATATGTTCGACGACGAGGACGCGATGATCCGGCTCGACATGTCGGAGTACGGCGAGCGGCACACCGTCTCGCGTCTTATCGGCGCGCCCCCCGGCTACATCGGCTACGAGGAGGCGGGCAGCCTCACCGAGGCCGTGCGCCGCCGGCCTTACCGCGTCGTCCTCTTCGACGAGATCGAGAAGGCGCACCCCGAAGTGCTCAACGTCCTCCTGCAGATCATGGACGACGGCCGCCTCACCGACGGCCACGGCCGCACGGTCGACTTCCGCAACACGGTCGTCATCATGACCAGCAACCTGGGCACGAGCACGGAGACCCGCGCCGGCGTCGGCTTCGTGAGCGGCGCGTCCGCGACCAAGTCAGAGCGCGAGAAGCTACGCGAGCGGACGGAGCGGGCACTGCGCGAGTTCTTCCGCCCCGAGTTCCTCAACCGGATTGACGAGATCATCGTCTTCGACCCGCTCACCGAGAAGGAGCTGCTGGAAATCGTCGAGCTCATGGTCAACGACGTCCGCAAGCGCCTCGCCGACCGCAACATCTCGCTGGAGCTGACGGACGCCGCAAAGGAGCGGCTCGTCAAGCAGGGGTACGACCCCGTCTTCGGGGCGCGGCCGCTGCGACGGCTGATCACGCGCGCGGTGGAGAACGAACTGTCGAAGCGCATACTGGCGGGCGAGTTCAAGGAAGGCGACGCGGTGGTAATGGACGTCAGCGGCGATGAGTACGTCTTTTCCCGCAAGGAGCGGATCACCGCCGCCGCCAGCTAA
- a CDS encoding NADH-quinone oxidoreductase subunit J yields MTVTDVIFYFIAAITVVAGVGVVGSRNVAYAALSLVFTLLSVAALYILLATEFLALVQVLLYAGGVAILLLFALMLTRARDLSQTLDNAQKPLAVVAGLALLGVLIATTVLTTWPREASEPALIGFETIGDSLFRTWVVPFEVASLVLLIALVGGIVLARSEEEEEEE; encoded by the coding sequence ATGACAGTCACGGACGTCATCTTCTATTTCATCGCCGCGATCACCGTCGTCGCCGGCGTGGGCGTCGTGGGCAGCCGGAACGTCGCCTATGCGGCGCTATCGCTGGTCTTCACCTTGCTTTCGGTGGCGGCCCTGTACATCCTTTTGGCGACGGAATTCCTGGCCCTGGTGCAGGTGCTCCTCTACGCCGGCGGCGTCGCCATTTTGCTGCTGTTCGCGCTCATGCTCACCCGCGCCCGCGACCTGTCGCAGACGCTCGACAACGCGCAGAAGCCTTTGGCCGTCGTCGCCGGCCTCGCGCTCCTGGGCGTCCTGATAGCGACCACGGTCCTGACCACCTGGCCGCGGGAGGCCTCGGAGCCGGCGCTCATCGGCTTCGAAACAATCGGCGATTCCCTTTTCCGCACCTGGGTGGTCCCGTTCGAGGTCGCCTCGCTCGTCCTGCTGATCGCGCTCGTGGGCGGTATTGTGCTTGCCCGCTCTGAGGAGGAGGAGGAGGAGGAATGA
- the nuoH gene encoding NADH-quinone oxidoreductase subunit NuoH, whose protein sequence is MNQLERFFDNVWVDAFWRLLVVFALVVLVVLVLTYVERKFIGRIQMRLGPMRTGPYGILQPLADTVKVLLKEDLRPLTADRIAFELAPFLTFVPVFLTLLALPFTESWGVRILGLGLLYFFAVSGLTVLGYIIAGWASDSKYGLLGAMRAAAQLISYEIPMVLAVLALAMLASSLNLVEIVEKQGRVPFIVWQPLGFFIFMAAAISDLTRRPFDVAAAESEVAGGPWIEFSGIRWSILYALTEYTNMFALSVLGSLLFLGGWDWPLGRELGWWWQLVLIFVKTTALILMIMWATASFPRVRVDQLMAFCWKILLPLALVQIFVNGLILVYEWPDWTLLVTSGLTLLAGAYVIYASLRAPTEVRIAARSEA, encoded by the coding sequence GTGAACCAGCTCGAGCGCTTCTTCGACAACGTCTGGGTCGACGCCTTCTGGCGGCTGCTCGTCGTCTTCGCCCTCGTCGTCCTCGTCGTGCTCGTGCTCACCTACGTCGAGCGCAAGTTCATCGGTCGCATCCAGATGCGCCTCGGCCCCATGCGGACCGGGCCCTACGGCATTCTCCAGCCTCTCGCCGATACCGTGAAGGTGCTGCTGAAAGAAGACCTGCGGCCCCTGACCGCCGACCGTATCGCCTTTGAGCTGGCGCCGTTCCTGACGTTCGTGCCGGTCTTCCTCACGCTGCTCGCGCTCCCGTTCACTGAAAGTTGGGGCGTGCGCATTCTGGGACTGGGGCTCCTCTACTTCTTCGCCGTCTCCGGCCTCACCGTGCTCGGCTACATCATCGCCGGCTGGGCATCGGACAGCAAATACGGGCTGCTCGGCGCCATGCGCGCCGCCGCCCAGCTCATAAGCTACGAAATACCGATGGTGCTGGCCGTCCTCGCCCTGGCGATGCTCGCCTCCTCGCTCAATCTGGTGGAGATCGTCGAAAAGCAGGGCAGGGTGCCGTTCATCGTCTGGCAGCCGCTCGGCTTCTTCATCTTCATGGCAGCCGCCATCTCCGACCTCACGCGCCGCCCGTTTGATGTCGCCGCCGCTGAGTCTGAAGTGGCGGGCGGCCCCTGGATCGAGTTCAGCGGCATACGATGGAGCATCCTCTACGCCCTCACCGAATACACGAACATGTTCGCCCTCTCCGTGCTCGGCTCGCTCCTTTTCCTCGGCGGCTGGGACTGGCCGCTGGGACGCGAGCTCGGCTGGTGGTGGCAGCTCGTCCTCATCTTCGTCAAGACCACAGCCCTTATTCTCATGATCATGTGGGCGACGGCCAGCTTCCCGCGCGTACGCGTCGACCAGCTAATGGCGTTTTGCTGGAAGATCCTGCTCCCTCTCGCCCTCGTGCAGATATTCGTCAACGGACTCATCCTCGTCTACGAATGGCCCGACTGGACACTCCTCGTCACCTCCGGCCTCACGCTGCTGGCGGGCGCGTACGTCATCTACGCCTCCCTGCGGGCGCCGACGGAGGTGAGGATCGCCGCAAGGAGCGAAGCCTGA
- the ndhC gene encoding NADH-quinone oxidoreductase subunit A has translation MQSLLDNYAAVLLALGLGAAIVLAALITARILAPFSSSSAKSTPYECGMLPIGRVRTQMNVRYYLYAILFLIFDVEAVFIFPWAVSFLGVGKAAFFEMVLFLGVLGGGLIYAWKKGALEWR, from the coding sequence GTGCAGTCCCTACTGGACAACTACGCGGCTGTCCTGCTTGCCCTCGGCCTGGGCGCCGCAATCGTACTGGCGGCGCTCATCACCGCCCGGATACTCGCTCCATTTTCCTCGTCATCCGCTAAGAGCACTCCCTACGAGTGCGGCATGCTCCCCATCGGGCGCGTCCGCACCCAGATGAACGTCCGCTACTACCTCTACGCCATCCTCTTCCTCATCTTCGACGTCGAAGCGGTCTTCATCTTCCCCTGGGCGGTCAGCTTCCTGGGGGTAGGCAAGGCCGCCTTCTTTGAAATGGTTCTCTTCCTCGGTGTCCTCGGCGGCGGCCTCATCTACGCTTGGAAGAAGGGAGCGCTGGAGTGGCGATAG
- a CDS encoding NADH-quinone oxidoreductase subunit C — protein sequence MSPHPEGPQEAEIVPPPPGTIADVFAEVFPDVQFVASQGPMDVILTVPREEIARVLRTAKDDPRLDLKYLRCLCGVDHMEQGLEVVYQLYSFNKKHGVTIKTRLPQDDPRVASATPVWKGADWLERETAEMFGIVFEGHPNLVPLLLPEDMTDHHPLRKDNPLQQIEEWQGALLGDAVAEAGRIAAGYEHLADKKAAEEEGEA from the coding sequence ATGAGCCCGCACCCGGAAGGCCCGCAAGAAGCCGAGATAGTCCCGCCTCCCCCTGGAACCATTGCCGACGTATTCGCTGAGGTCTTCCCCGACGTGCAGTTCGTTGCCTCTCAGGGGCCGATGGACGTCATCCTCACCGTTCCCCGCGAGGAGATCGCGCGCGTCTTGCGGACGGCAAAAGACGACCCGCGCCTCGACCTGAAGTACCTGCGCTGCCTCTGCGGCGTCGACCACATGGAGCAGGGGCTCGAGGTCGTGTACCAGCTCTACTCCTTCAACAAGAAGCACGGCGTGACCATAAAGACGCGCCTCCCTCAGGATGACCCGCGCGTCGCTTCCGCGACGCCGGTCTGGAAGGGCGCCGACTGGCTCGAGCGGGAGACGGCGGAGATGTTCGGCATCGTCTTCGAGGGACACCCTAACCTGGTGCCGCTCCTCTTGCCCGAGGACATGACGGACCATCACCCGCTGCGCAAGGACAACCCGCTGCAGCAGATAGAAGAGTGGCAGGGAGCGCTCCTGGGCGACGCCGTTGCGGAAGCCGGGCGCATCGCCGCCGGCTACGAACATCTCGCCGACAAGAAGGCGGCGGAAGAAGAGGGAGAGGCCTGA
- a CDS encoding NADH-quinone oxidoreductase subunit B family protein produces the protein MVQAPADYLLALARKSSLWPITFGLACCAIEMMSAYMSHHDLDRFGIVPWASPRQADVMIVAGTVTKKMAPAVKLLYEQMPNPKWVIAMGACATNGGPYTQYDRVVQGVDKIIPVDVYVPGCPPRPEALMDGFIALQNKIMEERNKIG, from the coding sequence ATCGTCCAGGCGCCCGCAGACTACCTCCTCGCCCTCGCGCGCAAGTCATCGCTGTGGCCCATCACCTTCGGGCTCGCCTGCTGCGCCATCGAGATGATGTCGGCCTACATGTCCCACCACGATCTCGACCGCTTCGGGATCGTCCCCTGGGCTTCACCGCGACAGGCCGACGTCATGATCGTCGCCGGCACCGTCACCAAGAAGATGGCGCCTGCTGTGAAGCTGCTCTACGAGCAGATGCCCAACCCGAAATGGGTGATCGCCATGGGCGCCTGCGCCACCAACGGCGGCCCCTACACCCAGTACGACCGCGTGGTCCAGGGGGTGGACAAGATAATTCCTGTCGATGTCTACGTGCCCGGCTGCCCGCCGCGGCCCGAGGCTTTGATGGACGGCTTTATCGCCCTGCAGAACAAGATAATGGAAGAACGGAACAAGATCGGATGA
- a CDS encoding trypsin-like peptidase domain-containing protein, with the protein MAANNTERKALDAYSEAVSGAAETAGPAVVRVDVAGRPGRGPTGEGTGTGSGVIFASDGRILTNEHVVRGARTVQVTLPDGRRFQAGVEYADPSTDLAVLRVGATHLPVAQLTTETPRVGQLVIAIGNPFGLDFTVTAGVVSALGRSLRAPGVELVDLVQMDTPVNPGNSGGPLVDAHGRVVGITTAVMPFARGVGFAVPVKTVIEALARLEQLRERQSRRLGIGGIPTTIDEALRQRLGIPQRQGLLLLEVVPGSAADRASLRPSDVLVEANRQAVGSGEELLAAANAAADGRLPVAFIREGKLRRTTLVTSR; encoded by the coding sequence ATGGCTGCGAATAACACCGAGAGAAAAGCGCTGGACGCCTATTCGGAGGCGGTCAGCGGCGCCGCTGAGACCGCAGGCCCCGCTGTCGTGCGCGTGGACGTGGCGGGACGGCCCGGCCGCGGCCCTACCGGCGAAGGCACGGGCACCGGCTCCGGCGTCATCTTCGCCTCCGACGGGCGCATCCTGACGAACGAACACGTGGTGCGCGGCGCACGCACCGTCCAGGTGACGCTGCCCGACGGGCGCCGCTTTCAGGCGGGGGTCGAGTACGCCGACCCCTCGACCGACCTGGCGGTGCTGCGCGTCGGCGCCACCCACCTGCCCGTCGCCCAGCTCACGACCGAGACGCCGCGAGTGGGCCAGCTCGTCATCGCCATCGGAAACCCGTTCGGACTCGACTTCACGGTGACGGCGGGCGTCGTAAGCGCCCTCGGCCGCAGCCTGCGCGCCCCCGGCGTCGAGCTTGTCGACCTCGTGCAGATGGACACGCCCGTGAACCCGGGCAACTCCGGCGGCCCCCTGGTCGATGCCCACGGCCGCGTCGTCGGCATCACTACCGCCGTCATGCCGTTCGCCCGCGGCGTCGGCTTTGCAGTACCCGTGAAGACGGTGATCGAGGCGCTGGCGCGCCTGGAACAGTTGCGCGAACGCCAATCGCGGCGGCTGGGCATCGGCGGCATTCCAACGACAATCGACGAGGCGCTGCGGCAGCGGCTGGGCATCCCGCAGCGACAGGGACTGCTGCTGCTCGAGGTCGTGCCCGGCAGCGCGGCCGACCGCGCGAGCCTCCGCCCTTCCGACGTACTGGTGGAAGCGAACCGGCAGGCGGTGGGCTCCGGCGAAGAGCTGCTGGCCGCCGCCAACGCGGCCGCCGACGGGCGCCTCCCCGTCGCATTCATCCGCGAAGGGAAGCTGCGGCGCACGACTCTTGTGACATCGAGGTGA
- a CDS encoding Hsp20/alpha crystallin family protein — protein MANIIRWDPFGEMTSLRRAMDRWLEEGMRPWRLPFFDGEGYAPIDMYETDNEIVVKASLPGVKPEDVDITIAGETLTIKGETKHEEEEKKANYYRKENWYGTFARSISLPSQVEAEKAHAEFENGMLRLTIPKAEQVRPKSIKVTAKGMIEGEKKS, from the coding sequence ATGGCCAACATAATCCGCTGGGACCCGTTCGGTGAGATGACCAGCCTGCGCCGGGCAATGGACCGCTGGCTGGAAGAAGGAATGCGACCCTGGCGTCTGCCGTTCTTCGACGGCGAGGGCTATGCCCCGATCGACATGTACGAGACGGACAACGAGATCGTCGTCAAGGCGTCGCTGCCCGGGGTCAAGCCTGAAGACGTGGACATCACGATAGCGGGCGAGACTCTGACCATCAAGGGCGAGACCAAGCACGAGGAGGAGGAGAAGAAGGCGAACTACTACCGCAAGGAGAACTGGTACGGCACGTTCGCCCGCTCGATCTCGCTCCCGTCGCAGGTCGAGGCCGAGAAGGCACACGCCGAGTTCGAGAACGGCATGCTCAGGCTTACTATCCCCAAGGCGGAGCAGGTCAGGCCGAAGTCCATCAAGGTCACCGCCAAGGGAATGATAGAAGGCGAAAAGAAGAGCTAA
- the nuoK gene encoding NADH-quinone oxidoreductase subunit NuoK translates to MIGLEHFLVLSAILFSLGVYGVLARRHAVLILMSIELMLNAASINMVAFAVYTAPERFVGLIFAVFIITIAAAEVGLGLAIILRLFRNRTTANVDEVHELKW, encoded by the coding sequence ATGATAGGGCTCGAGCACTTCCTCGTCCTCAGCGCCATACTCTTCTCACTAGGCGTCTACGGGGTGCTGGCGCGGCGCCACGCCGTGCTCATCCTCATGTCGATCGAGCTTATGCTGAACGCAGCCAGCATCAACATGGTCGCGTTCGCCGTCTACACGGCGCCGGAGCGGTTCGTGGGGCTGATCTTCGCGGTGTTCATCATCACCATCGCCGCCGCCGAAGTCGGCCTCGGCCTGGCGATAATCCTCCGCCTCTTCCGCAACCGCACGACGGCGAACGTCGACGAGGTGCATGAGCTGAAGTGGTAA
- a CDS encoding MerR family transcriptional regulator, whose product MNERDDELQREDEPAFVISVAARMVGMHAQTLRYYERVGLLKPSRSRGRIRLYSVADINRLRQIQRLINDLGVNLAGAEVIMRMNERIQALTEQVERLERDLQRLRDLRLPAATQEQP is encoded by the coding sequence TTGAACGAGAGAGACGACGAGTTGCAGCGCGAAGACGAGCCGGCATTCGTGATCAGCGTGGCGGCGCGCATGGTCGGCATGCACGCCCAGACGCTCCGCTACTACGAGCGCGTGGGCCTGCTCAAGCCGTCGCGCTCGCGGGGCCGCATCCGCCTGTACTCGGTCGCCGACATCAACCGTCTGCGCCAGATCCAGCGTCTGATAAACGACCTCGGCGTGAACCTGGCGGGCGCGGAAGTGATCATGCGCATGAACGAGCGCATTCAGGCGCTGACAGAACAGGTGGAGCGGCTGGAGCGGGATCTGCAGCGCCTGCGCGACCTGCGCCTGCCGGCCGCGACGCAGGAGCAGCCATGA
- a CDS encoding winged helix-turn-helix transcriptional regulator — MGKWSLLTNHALVLIHVGRSPRSTLREIAAAVGITERAALSILRALEQDGLISRQKEGRRNRYWLDYGAILREHREAGLTTLELAEMLADIAKRS, encoded by the coding sequence ATGGGAAAGTGGAGTCTCCTTACTAATCATGCCCTGGTCCTGATCCACGTCGGACGGAGCCCGCGTTCCACACTGCGTGAGATCGCCGCCGCCGTCGGGATAACCGAGCGGGCGGCCCTATCGATCTTGCGCGCGCTGGAGCAGGACGGGCTGATCAGCCGCCAAAAGGAAGGCCGCCGCAACCGCTACTGGCTCGACTACGGGGCCATACTGCGGGAACACAGGGAAGCGGGCCTGACGACGCTGGAGCTGGCTGAGATGCTCGCCGACATAGCGAAGCGGTCCTGA
- a CDS encoding J domain-containing protein — translation MRGKDYYEILGVKRDASAKEIRQAYRRLARKYHPDVNPGDKSAEARFKEINAAYEVLSDAEKRRKYDLYGEQWQHADQFEAARRQGAFRWRPEGGAREFSFDVGGGLGSIFDELFRGFGGRRARPASQAVEVPVEITLEEAYHGSLRALQLQGAERCPTCGGSGEIAGAVCHTCRGEGTVLRPRRIEAKIPPGVSDGSRIHIGVDGADAYLRVAVRPHPRFERRGDDLHTEVEVPLVDAVLGGEARVPTLKGDVVLTIPRLTQNGRVFRLSGRGMPRLNGSGHGNLYAKVKVVLPEKLSEREEKLFQELKAARAGV, via the coding sequence ATGCGCGGCAAAGACTACTACGAAATCCTGGGAGTGAAGCGCGACGCCTCAGCGAAAGAGATTCGCCAGGCTTACCGCAGGCTTGCCCGAAAATACCACCCCGACGTTAACCCCGGCGATAAGTCCGCTGAGGCGAGGTTCAAGGAGATAAACGCCGCCTATGAAGTGCTCTCCGACGCCGAGAAGCGCAGGAAGTACGACCTCTACGGCGAGCAGTGGCAGCACGCCGACCAGTTCGAGGCCGCGCGCCGCCAGGGCGCCTTCCGCTGGCGACCGGAGGGCGGCGCCCGCGAGTTCTCCTTCGATGTCGGCGGCGGCCTTGGGAGTATATTCGACGAGCTTTTCCGCGGCTTCGGCGGTCGGCGGGCCCGGCCGGCGTCGCAAGCGGTCGAGGTACCGGTAGAGATAACCCTGGAAGAGGCCTACCACGGCAGCCTGCGGGCCCTCCAGTTGCAGGGCGCCGAGCGGTGCCCCACATGCGGCGGCAGCGGCGAGATCGCGGGCGCCGTCTGCCACACGTGTCGCGGCGAGGGAACGGTCCTCAGGCCGCGGCGTATCGAGGCCAAAATTCCGCCCGGGGTCAGCGACGGCTCCCGCATCCACATCGGCGTGGACGGCGCCGACGCCTACCTGCGGGTCGCCGTCCGCCCGCACCCCCGTTTCGAGAGGCGCGGCGATGACCTTCACACGGAGGTCGAAGTCCCCCTCGTCGACGCTGTGCTCGGCGGCGAGGCGCGCGTGCCCACCCTCAAGGGCGACGTCGTCCTCACAATCCCCCGCCTGACCCAGAACGGCCGCGTCTTCCGCCTGTCGGGAAGAGGGATGCCGCGGCTGAACGGCAGCGGACACGGCAACCTGTACGCGAAAGTGAAGGTGGTGCTGCCGGAGAAGCTGTCAGAGCGTGAAGAGAAGCTGTTCCAGGAGTTGAAGGCGGCGCGCGCCGGAGTATAA